A portion of the Enterobacter sp. SA187 genome contains these proteins:
- a CDS encoding YjcB family protein: MATITTGVVLLRWQLLSAVLMFLASTLNIRFRKSDYIGLAVISSGLGVIAACWFATGLLGITLIDVAAIWNNIKDVMIEASSHTPPEWPVVIT, encoded by the coding sequence ATGGCTACCATTACCACCGGCGTGGTATTGCTACGCTGGCAGTTATTGAGCGCGGTGCTGATGTTTCTTGCCAGCACATTAAACATTCGCTTTCGCAAGTCTGATTATATCGGTCTTGCGGTGATCAGCAGCGGGCTGGGCGTGATCGCCGCCTGCTGGTTCGCCACCGGTTTGCTCGGCATTACGCTGATTGATGTGGCGGCGATCTGGAATAATATTAAAGACGTAATGATTGAAGCCTCCAGTCACACGCCACCTGAATGGCCGGTGGTCATCACCTGA
- the ssb1 gene encoding single-stranded DNA-binding protein SSB1, whose amino-acid sequence MASRGVNKVILVGNLGQDPEVRYMPSGGAVANITLATSESWRDKNTGETKEQTEWHRVVLFGKLAEIAGEYLRKGSQVYIEGSLRTRKWTDQSGQERYTTEINVPQIGGVMQMLGGRQGGGAPAGGGQQQGGWGQPQQPQGGGNQFSGGAQSRPQQPSSAPAQSNEPPMDFDDDIPF is encoded by the coding sequence ATGGCCAGCAGAGGCGTAAACAAGGTGATTCTCGTCGGTAATCTGGGCCAGGACCCGGAAGTACGCTACATGCCGAGTGGTGGCGCAGTCGCCAACATTACGCTGGCGACCTCCGAATCCTGGCGTGATAAAAACACCGGTGAGACTAAAGAGCAGACTGAATGGCACCGCGTTGTGCTGTTTGGCAAACTGGCGGAAATCGCCGGTGAATATCTGCGTAAAGGCTCCCAGGTGTATATCGAAGGTTCCCTGCGTACCCGTAAGTGGACCGATCAGAGCGGTCAGGAACGCTACACCACTGAAATCAACGTTCCGCAGATTGGCGGCGTAATGCAGATGCTGGGTGGACGTCAGGGTGGCGGCGCACCGGCAGGCGGCGGCCAGCAGCAGGGCGGCTGGGGTCAGCCTCAGCAACCGCAGGGCGGCGGCAATCAGTTCAGCGGCGGCGCGCAGTCTCGCCCGCAGCAACCGTCTTCAGCACCGGCGCAGTCTAACGAACCGCCGATGGATTTTGACGACGACATCCCGTTCTGA
- a CDS encoding EAL domain-containing protein: MNHSALRKVLRIVGIIMVVILPVMLALWFAHIRAVKETSAQLNAFAQLALDKTELVIRQADIAYDEALKFSGPLCSPLHRQNMLNIIRGRLYLADLIYTQGDHFLCSTSITLPQPYIIPAADYKRNPDVSIYYYRDTPFYSGYKMVYMRRGNYAVVVNPLFYSEVASDDRTLTYGVYDNISKTFFSVSPGANVKILSEHVQNEKLNFRTDNRFYTIAHSDKRPVSMIVSTSSTRYYGFLYHQAMLLVPLALIGSILLLLIVSRTRHEFNSPRRLLHRALLKRQLRLHYQPIIDIKTGKCVGAEALLRWPGFNGPVMSPVEFIPLAEKEGLIERVTDYVVEEVFTDLGHFLAANPHLYISINLSASDFHSSRLIALISDKATHYAVRAEQIKIEVTERGFIDVPKTTPVIQAFRHAGYEVAIDDFGTGYSNLHNLYSLNVDILKIDKSFIDTLTTNSTSHLIAEHIIEMAHSLRLKIIAEGVETAEQVTWLLKRGVQFCQGWHFAKALSPQDFIHWAQQHD; this comes from the coding sequence ATGAATCATAGCGCACTTCGCAAGGTGCTGAGGATCGTCGGGATCATCATGGTAGTTATACTGCCTGTGATGCTGGCGCTATGGTTTGCACACATCCGCGCGGTAAAAGAAACCAGCGCGCAGCTCAATGCATTTGCGCAACTCGCGCTGGATAAAACCGAGCTGGTGATCCGTCAGGCAGATATTGCCTATGACGAAGCCCTGAAATTCAGCGGCCCGCTCTGTTCGCCGTTGCATCGGCAAAATATGCTTAATATTATTCGCGGGCGGCTTTATCTGGCGGATCTCATCTATACCCAGGGCGATCATTTTTTATGCTCCACCAGTATTACTTTGCCTCAACCTTATATTATTCCTGCTGCTGATTATAAACGTAATCCTGACGTTTCAATTTATTACTATCGCGATACGCCATTTTATTCCGGATATAAGATGGTGTATATGCGGCGCGGTAATTATGCGGTAGTGGTAAATCCACTTTTTTACAGTGAAGTGGCATCAGACGATCGTACATTAACGTATGGCGTTTATGACAATATCAGTAAAACCTTCTTTTCAGTCAGTCCTGGCGCTAACGTTAAAATATTGTCTGAACATGTACAAAATGAGAAATTAAACTTCCGGACAGATAATCGTTTCTATACCATTGCCCATTCCGACAAGCGACCTGTTTCGATGATCGTCTCGACGTCCAGCACCCGCTATTATGGTTTCCTGTATCATCAGGCCATGCTGTTGGTCCCGCTGGCGCTGATCGGCAGTATTCTCCTTCTACTGATAGTCTCACGTACCCGGCATGAATTTAACTCCCCGCGGCGTTTGCTGCATCGGGCGCTGCTAAAGCGTCAACTCAGGCTGCATTATCAACCCATTATCGATATCAAAACCGGTAAATGCGTGGGCGCAGAAGCCCTGCTGCGCTGGCCTGGGTTTAATGGTCCGGTGATGAGCCCGGTGGAGTTTATACCGCTGGCTGAAAAAGAAGGGTTGATTGAACGCGTCACCGATTATGTGGTTGAAGAGGTGTTTACCGATCTGGGGCATTTCCTCGCCGCCAACCCGCACCTCTATATTTCAATTAACTTATCCGCCTCGGATTTCCATTCGTCACGCCTGATTGCCCTTATTTCTGATAAGGCAACACATTACGCGGTGCGGGCTGAACAAATTAAGATCGAAGTGACCGAGCGCGGCTTTATTGATGTGCCGAAAACCACGCCGGTTATTCAGGCGTTCCGTCATGCGGGTTATGAAGTGGCAATTGATGATTTCGGTACCGGCTATTCCAACCTGCATAATTTATATTCCCTCAATGTCGATATTCTGAAAATCGACAAATCTTTTATCGATACTCTGACGACTAACAGCACCAGCCATTTGATCGCTGAACATATTATTGAGATGGCGCACAGCCTGCGTCTGAAGATCATTGCGGAAGGCGTGGAAACGGCGGAGCAGGTCACCTGGCTGCTAAAGCGCGGCGTGCAGTTCTGCCAGGGCTGGCACTTTGCGAAGGCATTATCGCCGCAGGATTTTATTCACTGGGCGCAGCAGCACGACTAA